A stretch of the Streptomyces venezuelae genome encodes the following:
- a CDS encoding lantibiotic dehydratase, with translation MTDTDTDDVRLPGGRWRLWEQFALRGAGFPAPGVLRLAPDGLASAADKFEPGEQLDGDGWRDFTGLFAEAAVETAHTLQDIARMPAFREAVAWQNRPVLQSGITPFLNWTPTAAGRTSMPRQREELVAHYWQRFCVKNDTIGFFGPVGWGRWDLSAAGVTVDPGRGLIAGSEVYFASWAIDALAASIGSDPALRDWVAPRRVPFVRLSGTEVTVPGRPAAEVSDGAAAVLGLCDGVRTAREIRAALPAVDVSAVLEDLVARRWAVWRLEIPADARPERFLRAWLDRVGDADLRRPGLAALDALESGRARVAAAEGADELVAALTALEGEFTALTETAAVREKSAGTAPCRALVYSDCRRAATATVGAAVHEALAPLEPLLTSAGWLTARLAERVMGRAKEVYARLAAQGPVDLAAFWFACMPILHGAAREDAAALQREFRRRWESVLAAPPDARRVRLSAAEIAGPVAERFGGRAGDGDGGGNGGGNGTAGWTAARYLSPDIMIAATGAEAVARGDFELVLGELHMAANTLGASLFVNQHPEPGELLGLTGRDHPGPRLMPLLPKEHRSRLSARIRHTLVRDEDYYVALVDFTSDPGRPRTVLSADVAVTERGGELVVVLPDGAEFAAVDVFSHVLTTLAMDLFQILPEEAAHAPRVTVDRLVVARETWRLPAADISFAEEKDEARRFVRARQWREQHRLPRFVFVVLPTETRPFYVDFDSPVYVNILAKALRRLARKDPDGRAVITEMLPSPEQSWLTDGEGNTFTSELRFVAVDEA, from the coding sequence ATGACCGACACCGACACCGACGACGTACGGCTGCCCGGCGGGCGCTGGCGGCTCTGGGAGCAGTTTGCGCTGCGCGGGGCCGGCTTCCCGGCCCCGGGGGTGCTGCGGCTGGCCCCCGACGGGCTGGCCTCGGCCGCCGACAAGTTCGAACCGGGCGAGCAGCTCGACGGGGACGGCTGGCGGGACTTCACCGGCCTGTTCGCCGAGGCCGCCGTGGAGACCGCGCACACCCTTCAGGACATCGCACGGATGCCGGCCTTCCGGGAGGCGGTGGCCTGGCAGAACCGCCCGGTCCTCCAGTCGGGGATCACCCCGTTCCTCAACTGGACCCCGACCGCCGCCGGCCGGACCAGCATGCCGCGCCAGCGCGAGGAGCTCGTCGCCCACTACTGGCAGCGGTTCTGCGTGAAGAACGACACCATCGGCTTCTTCGGCCCGGTCGGCTGGGGCCGCTGGGACCTGAGCGCGGCCGGGGTGACGGTCGACCCCGGCCGGGGGCTGATCGCCGGCTCGGAGGTGTACTTCGCCTCCTGGGCCATCGACGCACTCGCCGCGAGCATCGGCTCCGACCCGGCGCTGCGGGACTGGGTGGCGCCGCGCCGGGTGCCGTTCGTACGCCTTTCCGGCACAGAGGTGACGGTCCCGGGCCGGCCGGCCGCCGAGGTGTCCGACGGGGCCGCCGCCGTCCTCGGGCTGTGCGACGGGGTCAGGACCGCGCGGGAGATCCGTGCCGCGCTGCCCGCCGTCGACGTGTCCGCCGTACTGGAGGACCTGGTGGCCCGCCGCTGGGCGGTGTGGCGGCTGGAGATACCCGCCGACGCCCGGCCGGAGCGCTTTCTGCGGGCCTGGCTCGACCGGGTCGGCGATGCGGACCTGAGGCGGCCCGGGCTGGCGGCGCTGGACGCACTGGAAAGCGGCCGGGCCCGGGTGGCCGCCGCCGAGGGGGCCGACGAGCTGGTCGCCGCCCTCACCGCCCTGGAGGGCGAGTTCACCGCGCTCACCGAGACCGCGGCCGTACGGGAGAAGTCGGCCGGCACGGCGCCCTGCCGGGCGCTGGTGTACTCCGACTGCCGGCGGGCGGCGACGGCCACCGTGGGCGCCGCCGTACACGAGGCGCTGGCCCCGCTGGAACCGCTGCTCACCAGTGCGGGCTGGCTCACGGCCCGGCTGGCGGAACGGGTGATGGGCCGGGCGAAGGAGGTGTACGCCCGGCTGGCCGCGCAGGGCCCGGTCGATCTGGCCGCGTTCTGGTTCGCCTGTATGCCGATCCTGCACGGGGCCGCGCGGGAGGATGCCGCGGCGCTCCAGCGGGAGTTCCGGCGGCGCTGGGAGTCCGTCCTGGCGGCACCGCCGGATGCCCGGCGGGTCCGGCTGTCGGCGGCCGAGATCGCCGGCCCGGTCGCCGAACGGTTCGGCGGGCGGGCGGGCGACGGGGACGGGGGTGGCAACGGGGGTGGCAACGGGACTGCGGGCTGGACGGCCGCACGGTATCTCAGCCCCGACATCATGATCGCCGCGACCGGGGCGGAGGCCGTGGCCCGCGGTGACTTCGAACTGGTCCTCGGCGAGCTGCACATGGCGGCCAACACCCTGGGCGCCTCCCTGTTCGTCAACCAGCATCCCGAACCGGGGGAACTGCTCGGCCTCACCGGCCGCGACCACCCCGGCCCGCGGCTGATGCCGCTGCTGCCCAAGGAACACCGGTCCCGGCTCTCGGCCCGGATCCGGCACACCCTGGTCCGCGACGAGGACTACTACGTGGCCCTGGTCGACTTCACCTCCGATCCCGGGCGGCCCCGCACCGTGCTCAGTGCCGACGTCGCGGTCACCGAACGCGGCGGGGAGCTGGTGGTGGTGCTGCCCGACGGGGCCGAGTTCGCCGCGGTGGACGTGTTCTCCCATGTGTTGACCACCCTGGCCATGGACCTGTTCCAGATCCTGCCCGAGGAGGCCGCGCACGCCCCGCGGGTGACCGTGGACCGGCTCGTCGTGGCCCGCGAGACCTGGCGGCTGCCGGCCGCGGACATCTCCTTCGCCGAGGAGAAGGACGAGGCCCGCCGGTTCGTCCGGGCCCGGCAGTGGCGCGAACAACACCGGCTGCCGCGCTTTGTGTTCGTGGTGCTGCCGACCGAGACCCGGCCGTTCTACGTGGACTTCGACAGCCCGGTGTACGTCAACATCCTCGCCAAGGCGCTGCGCAGATTGGCCCGCAAGGACCCGGACGGGCGGGCCGTGATCACGGAGATGCTGCCGAGTCCCGAGCAGTCGTGGCTGACCGACGGGGAGGGGAACACCTTCACCTCCGAACTGCGGTTCGTGGCGGTGGACGAGGCGTAG
- a CDS encoding MbtH family protein, whose protein sequence is MSTNNADSETGRYRVVHNEEEQFSIWRTDRELPAGWHAEGTEGTRQECLDHIARVWTDMRPRSLRRRMAGASV, encoded by the coding sequence ATGAGCACGAACAACGCGGACAGCGAGACCGGGCGCTACCGGGTCGTCCACAACGAGGAGGAGCAGTTCTCGATCTGGCGGACGGACCGGGAGCTGCCGGCCGGATGGCATGCGGAGGGCACCGAGGGAACCCGGCAGGAATGCCTGGACCACATCGCCCGGGTGTGGACGGACATGCGCCCGCGCAGCCTGCGCCGGCGGATGGCGGGCGCGAGCGTCTGA
- a CDS encoding acyl carrier protein — protein MTSTAQLTGPALTDLVVSIYRETLGVAELDENSDFYEWGGDSLSAFRITARLEETLGVEVPVALVFAYPSPADLSSVVESDLVQV, from the coding sequence ATGACCAGCACCGCGCAGCTCACCGGACCCGCCCTCACCGACCTCGTGGTGAGCATCTACCGGGAGACCCTCGGGGTCGCGGAACTCGACGAGAACAGCGACTTCTACGAGTGGGGCGGCGACTCGCTGTCCGCCTTCCGGATCACCGCACGGCTGGAGGAGACCCTGGGCGTGGAGGTACCGGTCGCACTGGTCTTCGCCTACCCCTCGCCCGCGGACCTCTCCTCCGTCGTCGAGTCCGACCTCGTCCAGGTGTAG
- a CDS encoding lantibiotic dehydratase, whose amino-acid sequence MTETPQLPQLPEAPHSPHGPQNVQLPSGGWRLWEHFALRGPGFPAEGVLRMAPPDLASAADKFGPADPLSGPEWEAFLEAFDTGAVRTARLLQEIAASPRFRAAVAWQNPAVLRTGIAPFLNWTPTAASRSSMPRQREELVAHYWQRFCVKNDTIGFFGPVGWGRWDLATRGIAVDPGSPGTGFLADSRVYFASWAVDALAKSLGADPALLAWIPPRRVSFVRVAADGTVRMPGRPPQEIGTTARTVLELCDGTRPVAAIADAAGLTVAETAETVTALVAKRWVHWRLDVPSATHPERELRAILDRIGDPAVREPALEKLAVLERGRAAVQAAGLDADALTSAIGALEADFAALTATDAQRSKGARTAPCRGLVYSDARRAATATLGTALLDELTPLDLCLTAARWMTNRVAERIGAGIREAYERLAANADDGPVDLGSMWMATLPSPHPQAGPIIDAVQDELRAKWAAILAVPEGARSVRRSSAEIAERVRAEFEEPGAGWSLARYFSPDVLVVAEDREAVARGEFELVLGEMHSALNTMGASLFVHQHPDRNELIAEVDRDFPGPRLLPQLPKELPLKWSARSRPSLDRPEDYYVAVIDDTGDPYRPRTLPGADVVVEDRDGALVAVLPDGAAFDLLDVYANTLTQRVMDRFTLRPDGEHTPRITIDKMVVARETWSVPVAELGFAEEKSEAKRYVRARHWQAGRELPRYVFVVSPTEPRPFYVDFDSPVYVTILAKAARRLARKDPEARLKISEMLPTPEQAWLTDDEGNTFTSELRFVAVDQTAVDTVAAVGQGSGEA is encoded by the coding sequence ATGACGGAGACGCCGCAGCTGCCGCAGCTGCCGGAAGCCCCGCACAGCCCGCACGGCCCCCAGAACGTGCAGTTGCCCAGCGGGGGGTGGCGCCTGTGGGAGCACTTCGCCCTGCGCGGACCCGGCTTCCCGGCCGAGGGGGTGCTGCGCATGGCCCCGCCGGATCTGGCGTCCGCCGCCGACAAGTTCGGACCCGCCGATCCGCTCTCCGGACCGGAGTGGGAGGCCTTCCTCGAGGCCTTCGACACGGGTGCCGTACGCACCGCCCGCCTGCTCCAGGAGATCGCCGCCTCGCCGCGCTTCCGCGCCGCGGTGGCCTGGCAGAACCCGGCCGTACTGCGCACCGGTATCGCGCCGTTCCTCAACTGGACGCCGACCGCCGCGAGCCGCAGCAGCATGCCGCGCCAGCGCGAGGAGCTCGTCGCCCACTACTGGCAGCGGTTCTGCGTGAAGAACGACACCATCGGCTTCTTCGGCCCCGTCGGCTGGGGCCGCTGGGACCTCGCCACCCGCGGGATCGCCGTGGACCCCGGCAGCCCCGGCACCGGGTTCCTCGCCGACTCCCGGGTGTACTTCGCCTCCTGGGCCGTCGACGCGCTCGCCAAATCGCTGGGCGCCGACCCCGCCCTGCTCGCCTGGATCCCGCCGCGCCGGGTCTCCTTCGTACGGGTCGCGGCGGACGGCACGGTCCGGATGCCGGGCCGGCCGCCGCAGGAGATCGGTACGACCGCCCGGACCGTACTGGAACTCTGTGACGGGACCCGGCCGGTGGCGGCGATCGCCGACGCGGCCGGTCTGACCGTGGCCGAGACCGCCGAGACGGTGACGGCCCTGGTCGCCAAGCGGTGGGTGCACTGGCGGCTGGACGTGCCGTCCGCCACCCACCCCGAGCGCGAGCTGCGGGCCATCCTGGACCGGATCGGCGACCCGGCCGTGCGCGAACCCGCGCTGGAAAAGCTGGCCGTACTGGAGCGGGGGCGCGCCGCGGTCCAGGCGGCCGGACTGGACGCCGACGCGCTGACCTCGGCGATCGGCGCGCTGGAGGCGGATTTCGCCGCACTGACCGCCACCGACGCCCAGCGCTCCAAGGGGGCCAGGACCGCGCCCTGCCGCGGCCTGGTGTACTCCGACGCCCGGCGCGCCGCAACGGCCACCCTCGGCACCGCCCTCCTCGACGAGCTGACCCCGCTCGACCTGTGCCTGACCGCGGCCCGCTGGATGACCAACCGGGTGGCCGAGCGGATCGGCGCAGGCATCCGGGAGGCGTACGAGCGGCTCGCCGCGAACGCCGACGACGGGCCGGTGGACCTGGGGTCGATGTGGATGGCCACCCTGCCGTCCCCGCATCCGCAGGCCGGCCCCATCATCGACGCCGTACAGGACGAACTGCGGGCCAAGTGGGCGGCGATCCTGGCCGTTCCGGAAGGCGCGCGCAGCGTCCGCCGCAGCTCGGCCGAGATCGCCGAGCGGGTGCGGGCGGAATTCGAGGAGCCGGGTGCCGGCTGGTCGCTGGCCCGGTACTTCAGCCCGGACGTTCTGGTGGTGGCCGAGGACCGGGAGGCGGTGGCCCGCGGCGAGTTCGAGCTGGTGCTCGGTGAGATGCACTCCGCGCTGAACACCATGGGCGCCTCCCTGTTCGTACACCAGCACCCCGACCGGAACGAGCTGATCGCCGAGGTCGACCGCGACTTCCCCGGGCCCCGGCTGCTGCCTCAGCTGCCCAAGGAGCTGCCGCTGAAGTGGTCGGCGCGCAGCCGGCCCTCCCTGGACCGGCCCGAGGACTACTACGTCGCCGTGATCGACGACACCGGCGATCCGTACCGGCCGCGCACCCTGCCCGGCGCGGACGTGGTGGTGGAGGACCGGGACGGCGCCCTGGTGGCGGTGCTGCCGGACGGCGCCGCGTTCGACCTGCTGGACGTATACGCCAACACGCTCACCCAGCGGGTCATGGACCGGTTCACGCTCCGCCCGGACGGCGAGCACACCCCGCGGATCACCATCGACAAGATGGTGGTGGCCCGCGAGACCTGGTCGGTGCCGGTGGCCGAACTCGGCTTCGCGGAGGAGAAGTCGGAGGCAAAGCGGTACGTCCGGGCCCGGCACTGGCAGGCCGGACGCGAGCTGCCCCGCTATGTGTTCGTGGTGTCCCCGACCGAACCCCGGCCGTTCTACGTGGACTTCGACAGTCCGGTGTACGTCACCATCCTCGCCAAGGCCGCGCGCAGGCTGGCCCGCAAGGACCCGGAGGCCCGGCTGAAGATCAGCGAGATGCTGCCCACTCCGGAGCAGGCGTGGCTGACCGACGACGAGGGGAACACCTTCACCTCGGAGCTCCGGTTCGTCGCCGTGGACCAGACGGCCGTCGACACCGTGGCTGCTGTCGGCCAGGGCTCCGGGGAGGCGTGA
- a CDS encoding threonine/serine dehydratase yields MTAALATLGPADVDAAAERITGQVRHTPLLPGLPAPGRRRNGWGLLLKAEHLQHSGSFKMRGAANAVLALGAREIVTGSSGNHGIALARLAAPLGIRVTVVLAGGASPAKISLIRALGGHTVSVPGGAAERDGRARELAQDTGAVLVPSSDHELVVAGQGTVGREILADAPDTETVYVPAGGGGLLAGVCLAARNHPVRVVGVEPAGTDRYARSLAAGRPVRVPPGDTVADGLRGQQPGAVPYPIIRDRVDALIAVSDSEILAAVALLRRRGVEAEPSGAVALAGALRAGRDGGRAVAIVSGGNTTAALHAALAAGPRTAGAGAGAS; encoded by the coding sequence ATGACCGCCGCCCTCGCCACCCTGGGACCGGCCGATGTGGACGCCGCGGCCGAACGCATCACCGGTCAGGTCCGGCACACCCCGCTGCTGCCGGGACTGCCCGCGCCCGGCCGGCGGCGCAACGGCTGGGGGCTGTTGCTCAAGGCCGAACACCTCCAGCACAGCGGCTCGTTCAAGATGCGCGGGGCCGCAAACGCGGTCCTGGCGCTGGGCGCCCGGGAGATCGTCACCGGCTCCTCCGGCAACCACGGGATCGCGCTGGCCCGGCTGGCCGCCCCGCTGGGGATCCGGGTGACCGTGGTCCTCGCGGGCGGGGCGAGCCCCGCCAAGATCTCCCTGATCCGGGCGCTCGGCGGCCACACCGTCAGCGTGCCGGGCGGGGCCGCCGAACGGGACGGCCGGGCCCGGGAGCTGGCGCAGGACACCGGCGCGGTGCTGGTGCCCTCCTCCGACCACGAGCTCGTGGTCGCCGGCCAGGGCACGGTGGGCCGGGAGATCCTGGCCGACGCGCCCGACACCGAGACCGTGTACGTGCCGGCCGGCGGGGGCGGCCTGCTGGCCGGGGTCTGCCTGGCCGCCCGGAACCACCCGGTCCGGGTGGTGGGGGTCGAGCCCGCCGGCACCGACCGCTACGCCCGCTCCCTGGCCGCGGGCCGGCCGGTACGGGTACCGCCCGGGGACACCGTCGCCGACGGGCTGCGCGGCCAGCAGCCCGGGGCCGTGCCGTACCCGATCATCCGCGACCGGGTCGACGCCCTGATCGCGGTCTCCGACTCCGAGATCCTCGCCGCGGTGGCGCTGCTGCGCCGCCGGGGTGTCGAGGCCGAGCCCAGCGGAGCCGTTGCGCTGGCCGGGGCGTTGCGCGCGGGGCGGGACGGCGGCCGGGCCGTCGCCATCGTCTCCGGCGGCAACACCACCGCGGCACTGCACGCCGCCCTCGCCGCCGGACCGCGCACCGCGGGCGCCGGCGCCGGCGCCTCCTGA
- a CDS encoding amino acid adenylation domain-containing protein has product MRTFVDEIAAHAALTPGRVALTTPDGELTYGELAARIEALAEVLRARGARPETVCVVAVGRGADAVVATAAVVRSGAAFLVLDVEQPPARLAALVRSGGADLLLTTSALAGQLERLPVPGRPVLLDRPPGPEPVAGEPVDAEPVAGEPAGPPAESAEVDGRSLAYVSHTSGSTGEPSAVLVEHRSVDNYLRCVARDYALGPDTVALQIAPPGYDASVRDTFAPLLAGGRLVLVPRSALLRPAEFGAAVRAHGVNTLLSVTPSFLSFLAGQSHAAGLLSGLRLVVSSGESLRPFLAAGGRALLGSAALVNQYGPTECTMTSTRYAVPADPDITADLVGTPIDGVVVRLLDAALAPVPDGETGEVYLGGAGVARGYRGLAARTAERFVPDPLGPPGARLYRTGDLARSGPDGLEYLGRGDRQVKIRGYRVDPAEVEGALLAHPGVTGAVVTAGTDDQGRVFLLAHVTGDLADTPDPALRAHLATTLPPHLMPRRFVRLDRLPTTRSGKADRRALAGTGGGS; this is encoded by the coding sequence ATGCGCACCTTCGTCGACGAGATCGCGGCGCATGCCGCCCTCACCCCCGGCCGGGTGGCCCTGACCACCCCGGACGGCGAACTGACGTACGGCGAACTGGCCGCCCGCATCGAGGCGTTGGCCGAGGTGCTGCGGGCCCGGGGCGCCCGGCCGGAGACGGTCTGCGTGGTGGCCGTGGGGCGCGGCGCGGACGCGGTGGTGGCCACCGCGGCGGTGGTGCGGTCCGGGGCGGCCTTCCTGGTCCTGGACGTGGAGCAGCCGCCGGCCCGGCTGGCCGCGCTGGTCCGCAGCGGCGGGGCGGACCTGCTGCTGACCACCTCGGCGCTGGCCGGGCAGCTGGAGCGGCTGCCGGTGCCCGGGCGGCCGGTGCTGCTGGACCGGCCGCCCGGGCCCGAACCGGTGGCCGGCGAACCGGTGGACGCCGAACCGGTGGCCGGCGAACCGGCGGGCCCGCCGGCGGAGTCGGCCGAGGTGGACGGGCGGAGCCTCGCCTATGTCAGCCACACCTCCGGCAGCACCGGGGAGCCCAGCGCCGTCCTGGTCGAGCACCGCTCGGTGGACAACTACCTGCGCTGCGTGGCCCGCGACTACGCTCTGGGGCCGGACACGGTGGCCCTGCAGATCGCCCCGCCCGGCTACGACGCCTCCGTACGGGACACCTTCGCCCCGCTGCTGGCGGGCGGCCGGCTGGTCCTCGTACCGCGGTCGGCCCTGCTGCGGCCCGCGGAGTTCGGGGCCGCCGTGCGCGCCCACGGGGTGAACACGCTGCTGAGCGTGACCCCGTCCTTCCTGTCCTTCCTGGCCGGGCAGTCGCATGCGGCCGGGCTGCTGTCCGGACTGCGGCTGGTGGTGTCCAGCGGGGAGTCCCTGCGTCCCTTCCTGGCCGCCGGCGGGCGGGCCCTGCTGGGCAGTGCCGCGCTGGTCAACCAGTACGGACCGACCGAGTGCACCATGACCTCGACCCGGTACGCCGTCCCGGCCGACCCTGACATCACGGCGGACCTGGTCGGCACCCCGATCGACGGGGTGGTCGTACGGCTCCTCGACGCGGCCCTGGCACCGGTGCCGGACGGGGAGACCGGGGAGGTCTACCTCGGCGGGGCCGGGGTGGCCCGCGGCTACCGCGGGCTGGCGGCCCGGACCGCCGAGCGGTTCGTGCCCGACCCGCTCGGGCCGCCGGGCGCCCGGCTGTACCGGACCGGGGACCTGGCCCGGAGCGGGCCGGACGGGCTGGAATACCTGGGCCGCGGCGACCGGCAGGTGAAGATCCGCGGCTACCGGGTGGACCCGGCCGAGGTGGAGGGCGCCCTGCTGGCCCATCCCGGGGTCACCGGGGCGGTGGTCACCGCCGGCACCGACGACCAGGGCCGGGTGTTCCTGCTCGCCCACGTCACCGGCGACCTGGCGGACACTCCCGATCCCGCACTCCGCGCCCACCTCGCCACCACTCTGCCCCCGCACCTGATGCCGCGCCGGTTCGTCCGGCTGGACCGGCTGCCCACCACCCGCAGCGGAAAAGCGGACCGGCGGGCCCTGGCCGGGACGGGAGGAGGGTCATGA